The DNA segment GATCGTCATCAGGATCATTCGAAAGGCCGACCTGGCAGAGGTCGACAAGATCGTGACCCCCGCGGCGATGGGGATCCACATCTCCACAGCCGTCTCGCTCATGACGGACATCCCCCTCACCGTCATCAGAAAACGCGAATACGGCCTCGACGGCGAAGTCGCCATCGCTCAGCAAACGGGCTACTCGGAGAACGAGATGTTCATCAACGACGTCCACGAGGGTGAGCGCGTCCTCGTCCTGGACGACGTCCTCTCGACCGGCGGAACGCTCGCGTCGGTCATCGACGCACTCGACGAGATCGGCGCCGACGTCGTCGACTCCGTCGCGGTCATCAAAAAAGTCGGTGGCGAGAACGAGGTCGACGAACGCGGCTATCACGTCAAGACGCTCGTCAACGTCGACGTCGTCGACGGAGCGGTCGTCATCGTCGACGCGAACGGCGACGACTGACGCGACACGACGGGCAGATCGCGGACTGACTGCCGGGCCATCCGGGAAGCCACGGTCGAAGCCACTAGTGACCGGCTAGCTCGACGCAGGAGCGCACGATACCCGACCCGGTGTGAGAGCGCACGATACCACGAGTTCGTCTCCGTCGACTCCAGCACCACGACACGGGCCCTGACGTCGGATCACGTACCGGGTCACGTCCTGGAATCCCGAACCGCCGGGCTCGCACTCGTCGACGGTACAGTCATCAACCCGGAGGAACGCCTAGAGTCCCTCGCCGCGCCAGGGGATCGGCTCCGCGTCCCGGTCGTCGTCGTATCGGTGACACGAGACCGGTCGACCTCGGTGCGTCGACCGTTCGGGAACCGCCCGTTCACAGATCGTCGGCAGGGCCGTCGCGAGCTCCTGCGTGGCCGCGTCGACGTCACCCGATGCGAGCGAATCGACCGCCGATTGGACGTGACGATCCAGGTCCGGATCGTCGAGTTCCGCGGGCAGATCGAAGGCCGCTCTGACGGCCGACGCGCCGACGTCGGTCCCGGTCGTCGGGTCGACGGCCGACGGCAATTCGCCGGTTTCGACGGTAAATCGAAACGCCGCCAGCCGTCGCCAGGTCTCGCCGGAGACGGTCAGGTCCGGCGGCGGAATGAGTTCCGGACAGCGAGTGTGGAACCGACAGCCCGACGGCGGATCACTCGGATCCGGGATCGAGTCGGTGAGGGGACTCTCGAACGTCCGATCGGTCGGGTCGAGACTCGGAACCGAGTTCATCAACACCCGCGTGTACGGATGGGCTGGCGAGTCGAGCACGTCGTCGATCGCCCCCTGTTCGACGATCTCACCCAGGTACATGACGGCGACCCGATCGCAGAAGAGCCGAACGACGTCGAGGTCGTGACTGATGAAGAGGATCGAGATGTCGTGTT comes from the Halovivax cerinus genome and includes:
- the hpt gene encoding hypoxanthine/guanine phosphoribosyltransferase; the encoded protein is MDRLERSLREAPIVEKDDGYQYFVHPISDGIPNLDPGLLREIVIRIIRKADLAEVDKIVTPAAMGIHISTAVSLMTDIPLTVIRKREYGLDGEVAIAQQTGYSENEMFINDVHEGERVLVLDDVLSTGGTLASVIDALDEIGADVVDSVAVIKKVGGENEVDERGYHVKTLVNVDVVDGAVVIVDANGDD